One Prodigiosinella aquatilis DNA window includes the following coding sequences:
- a CDS encoding LysR family transcriptional regulator, producing the protein MDIKQLIYLCNLEKERHFGRAAEASFVSQPTLSMRLKNLEQELGLALINRGNNFEGFTAEGERVLAWAREMVSVYQGLKLEVGSLKRGTSGLLRIGVVPQCSLALPELLAAVSADYPHMDYQVSLFSADPLLEALNAHAVDVGIGFFEPTVLRELNFQTASLTEQRVAMLYHPQHFPQLVSDSVMALTEIAELPLCLAEPSRYFRRYLDNQFREAGIAPRVRMESSSVLQLIQGVFVGLGCGIVPAGSLIPAMMSELMWRELALPPMPRHGAVVMAASGRATMLAQHFFDVARDWLLNRDR; encoded by the coding sequence ATGGATATCAAGCAACTGATTTATCTGTGTAATTTGGAAAAAGAACGTCATTTTGGCCGTGCTGCCGAAGCCAGTTTTGTCAGTCAGCCGACACTGTCGATGCGATTGAAAAATCTGGAGCAGGAACTGGGGCTGGCGCTTATCAACCGAGGTAATAATTTTGAAGGTTTTACCGCAGAAGGTGAACGGGTATTGGCCTGGGCTCGGGAGATGGTGTCAGTGTATCAGGGACTCAAGTTGGAAGTAGGATCACTGAAACGTGGGACTAGCGGTCTGTTGCGTATCGGAGTGGTACCGCAATGCAGCCTGGCGTTGCCTGAATTGTTAGCTGCCGTCAGTGCCGATTACCCACATATGGATTATCAGGTTTCGTTGTTCAGTGCTGACCCATTGCTGGAAGCGCTTAATGCACATGCTGTGGATGTCGGTATCGGCTTTTTTGAGCCGACTGTATTGCGAGAGCTAAATTTTCAAACCGCCTCTTTGACCGAGCAGCGAGTAGCAATGTTGTATCATCCACAGCATTTTCCACAGCTTGTAAGTGACAGTGTAATGGCATTGACGGAGATTGCCGAATTGCCGCTTTGCCTGGCAGAGCCCAGCCGCTATTTTCGACGTTATCTGGATAACCAATTCCGCGAAGCCGGTATTGCGCCGCGGGTACGAATGGAGAGTTCATCTGTGCTGCAACTGATCCAGGGTGTGTTTGTCGGGCTGGGTTGTGGCATTGTGCCTGCCGGTAGTTTGATCCCGGCGATGATGTCAGAACTGATGTGGCGTGAATTGGCGCTGCCGCCGATGCCACGTCACGGAGCGGTAGTGATGGCTGCAAGCGGGCGGGCGACAATGCTGGCTCAGCATTTCTTTGATGTGGCGCGAGATTGGTTGTTGAACAGAGATCGGTAA
- the araD gene encoding L-ribulose-5-phosphate 4-epimerase, which translates to MLDEIKNQVLEANLALPRHHLVTFTWGNVSAVDRQQGLMVIKPSGVEYDVMTVNDMVVVELETGRIVEGSKKPSSDTDTHRVLYLAFDSIGGIVHTHSRHATIWAQSGHDLPAWGTTHADYFYGAIPCTRLMTDDEINGHYERETGQVIVETFHQRHLSPTDIPAVLVNSHGPFAWGSDAHNAVHNAVVLEEIAYMGIFSRQLTPTLEPMQQTLLDKHYLRKHGKNAYYGQ; encoded by the coding sequence ATGTTAGATGAAATTAAAAATCAGGTACTTGAAGCTAATTTGGCCTTACCTCGGCATCATTTGGTGACATTTACCTGGGGTAATGTCAGTGCGGTAGATCGTCAGCAAGGATTAATGGTGATTAAGCCTTCAGGCGTAGAATACGATGTGATGACAGTAAACGATATGGTGGTCGTAGAGCTAGAGACAGGGCGTATAGTTGAAGGCTCAAAAAAACCATCATCAGATACCGATACTCACCGGGTGCTTTATCTGGCCTTTGATTCGATCGGTGGAATTGTCCATACACATTCTCGCCATGCCACTATTTGGGCCCAGTCAGGACACGATCTACCGGCATGGGGAACCACGCATGCCGATTACTTCTATGGCGCCATTCCCTGTACCCGATTAATGACCGATGACGAGATTAACGGCCACTATGAGCGGGAAACCGGCCAGGTTATCGTTGAAACCTTTCACCAGCGACATCTTTCTCCCACCGATATTCCTGCTGTGTTGGTGAATTCGCACGGTCCTTTTGCCTGGGGAAGTGATGCTCATAATGCGGTGCATAATGCCGTTGTTCTGGAGGAAATTGCCTATATGGGGATATTTTCACGTCAGCTGACGCCGACTCTGGAACCGATGCAGCAAACCTTGCTGGATAAACACTACCTGCGTAAGCACGGTAAGAACGCTTACTACGGGCAATAA
- the fabI gene encoding enoyl-ACP reductase FabI has translation MGFLNGKRILVTGVASNRSIAFGIAQAMHREGAELAFTYQNDRLKSRVEEFAQELGSSIILPCDVAEDASIEALFVELAKVWPNFDGFVHSIGYAPGDQLDGDYVNAVTREGFSIAHDISSYSFVAMAKACRSMLNPHAALITLSYLGAERAIPNYNVMGLAKASLEANVRYMANAMGAQGVRVNAISAGPIRTLAASGIKNFKKMLSHCEAVTPIRRVVTIEDVGNAAAFMCSDLAAGISGEILHVDGGFNIASMNELELDN, from the coding sequence ATGGGTTTTCTTAACGGCAAGCGCATTCTGGTAACTGGTGTTGCCAGTAACCGCTCCATTGCATTCGGTATCGCACAGGCGATGCACCGAGAAGGAGCAGAACTGGCGTTCACTTATCAGAACGACAGGCTGAAATCTCGTGTAGAAGAGTTTGCCCAAGAACTGGGTTCCAGCATCATTCTGCCATGTGATGTTGCGGAAGATGCCAGCATTGAAGCACTGTTCGTTGAACTGGCAAAAGTATGGCCAAATTTCGACGGTTTCGTTCATTCTATTGGTTATGCCCCAGGCGACCAACTGGACGGAGACTATGTTAACGCCGTTACTCGCGAAGGTTTCTCTATCGCGCATGACATCAGTTCCTACAGTTTTGTTGCCATGGCGAAAGCCTGCCGCAGCATGCTGAACCCGCACGCTGCACTGATTACACTTTCCTATCTGGGTGCAGAACGCGCCATCCCGAACTATAACGTGATGGGGCTGGCCAAAGCTTCCCTGGAAGCCAACGTCCGCTATATGGCGAATGCTATGGGTGCACAAGGCGTGCGCGTCAATGCTATTTCCGCTGGCCCGATTCGCACACTGGCTGCTTCCGGCATCAAAAACTTCAAAAAAATGCTGTCACACTGCGAAGCCGTTACGCCTATTCGCCGTGTAGTCACCATTGAAGATGTAGGCAACGCGGCTGCTTTCATGTGTTCTGACCTGGCGGCCGGTATCTCCGGTGAAATACTACACGTTGATGGCGGTTTCAATATCGCTTCCATGAATGAGCTGGAACTGGATAATTAA
- a CDS encoding aldo/keto reductase → MKKIAIGNSTLLTANISLGCMRLASKSVDEAVTILNTARDIGIDLFDHADIYGAGKSEEIFAAAMQKSAIPRDALFIQSKCGIRKGYFDFSKAHIVASVDASLRRLHTDYLDTLLLHRPDTLFEPDEVAAAFDELETTGKVRYFGVSNQHPLQIELLKKSVHQPLIANQLQLSIMHTPMIDAGLNVNMTNPASVNHDGAVLEYSRLHDMTIQAWSPFQYGFFTGVFLDNEKFPQLNATIDRIAEQYGVKNTAVAVAWILRHPANMQVIVGSMDPQRLQDITLASELRLTREEWYEIYRAAGNILP, encoded by the coding sequence ATGAAAAAAATTGCTATCGGGAATTCAACGTTACTGACTGCCAACATTTCGTTGGGCTGTATGCGCCTGGCCAGTAAAAGTGTCGATGAGGCAGTTACTATCCTCAACACCGCACGGGATATTGGGATCGATTTATTTGATCACGCCGACATCTATGGCGCTGGAAAATCCGAGGAAATTTTTGCCGCCGCCATGCAGAAATCAGCCATACCACGCGACGCACTATTTATCCAAAGCAAGTGCGGGATTCGTAAAGGCTATTTCGATTTTTCCAAAGCACATATTGTCGCTTCGGTAGACGCCAGCTTGCGTCGGCTGCACACTGATTATCTGGATACCCTGTTACTACATCGCCCCGATACGTTATTCGAGCCGGATGAAGTAGCTGCTGCTTTCGATGAACTGGAAACCACTGGCAAAGTGCGCTATTTCGGCGTCAGCAACCAGCATCCATTACAAATTGAACTACTGAAAAAATCGGTACACCAACCACTGATTGCCAACCAGCTGCAACTCAGCATCATGCATACGCCGATGATTGATGCTGGTCTCAATGTCAATATGACCAACCCGGCATCCGTGAATCATGATGGTGCCGTGCTGGAGTACAGCCGACTTCATGATATGACCATTCAAGCCTGGTCACCTTTTCAGTATGGATTTTTTACTGGCGTATTTCTGGACAATGAAAAATTCCCGCAGCTCAATGCCACCATTGATCGCATTGCTGAGCAATATGGTGTGAAAAATACCGCTGTCGCCGTGGCCTGGATCCTGCGCCATCCGGCCAACATGCAGGTGATTGTGGGCAGCATGGACCCTCAGCGCCTGCAAGATATTACCCTGGCGTCGGAACTGCGCTTAACACGTGAAGAGTGGTACGAAATCTATCGTGCCGCCGGAAATATACTGCCATAA
- a CDS encoding LapA family protein: MKYMLIFLLVLAIFIISVTLGAHNDQVITFNYLVAQGEYQLSTLLATLFAVGFILGWVICGLFYLRVRIALGREQRKVKRLEQQLPITDEVNVTPPEQTTTH; the protein is encoded by the coding sequence GTGAAATACATGCTAATTTTTCTCCTCGTGCTGGCGATATTCATTATTTCTGTCACACTGGGCGCGCATAACGATCAGGTTATTACCTTTAATTATCTGGTTGCACAGGGCGAATATCAGCTTTCAACGTTGTTGGCGACACTGTTTGCGGTCGGGTTCATTTTGGGATGGGTGATCTGCGGTCTGTTTTATCTGCGGGTACGCATTGCGCTAGGGCGTGAACAACGTAAAGTCAAACGCCTTGAGCAGCAATTACCCATCACTGATGAAGTTAACGTGACACCGCCTGAGCAAACAACGACCCACTAA
- the osmB gene encoding osmotically-inducible lipoprotein OsmB, with translation MMRVNQRLVIAAMAIALTIGLSGCSNMSKRDRNTAIGAGAGAIGGSVLTHGSVLGTVGGAAVGGIVGHQVTK, from the coding sequence ATCATGAGAGTGAACCAACGTTTAGTCATAGCCGCCATGGCAATAGCACTAACCATCGGGTTGAGCGGTTGTTCCAATATGTCCAAACGAGATCGAAATACAGCTATTGGCGCTGGCGCTGGTGCGATCGGCGGTTCAGTTCTGACCCACGGTAGTGTATTGGGAACAGTAGGTGGCGCAGCCGTAGGAGGTATTGTCGGTCATCAAGTCACTAAGTGA
- the yciH gene encoding stress response translation initiation inhibitor YciH, producing the protein MNDDNSRLVYTTENGRIKPEDAPVSRPQGDGIVRIQRQTSGRKGKGVCVITGVELDAAALEKLAGELKKRCGCGGSVKDGAIEVQGDKRDLLKQLLEAKGMKVKLAGG; encoded by the coding sequence ATGAATGATGATAACAGCCGTCTGGTGTATACAACGGAAAACGGTCGCATTAAACCGGAAGACGCGCCAGTGTCACGCCCTCAGGGCGATGGTATTGTTCGTATTCAGCGCCAGACCAGTGGACGTAAAGGTAAAGGTGTCTGTGTTATCACTGGTGTCGAACTTGATGCCGCCGCACTGGAAAAACTGGCTGGCGAGCTGAAGAAACGATGTGGTTGTGGTGGTTCGGTGAAAGATGGCGCAATTGAGGTTCAGGGCGATAAACGTGATCTGTTGAAACAGTTGCTAGAAGCTAAAGGGATGAAGGTAAAATTGGCAGGAGGCTAA
- a CDS encoding exoribonuclease II — protein sequence MFQDNPLLAQLKQQLHSQTPRVEGVVKATDKGFGFLEADAQKSYFIPPPQMKKVMHGDRIVATVHTEKERESVEPESLVEPFLTRFVGRVQKKDDRLAIIPDHPLLKESISCHTAHALTHDFQEGDWAVAEMRRHPLKGDRNFHAELTQYITNSEDPLVPWWVTLSRHDLERTAPEADTAALDDGDLQREDLTALDFVTIDSASTEDMDDALFVQDNDDGSLQLTVAIADPTAYVPAGSELDAIARHRAFTNYLPGFNIPMLPRHLSDDICSLRPGERRPVLACRMTIAADGTLDDMHFFAAWIESKAKLAYDSVSDWLEQQGDWQPASETIAHQLRLLQRVCLARSHWRTTHALVFKDHPDYRFLLGDKGEVLDIVVEHRRIANRIVEEAMIAANVCAAQVLRDKLGFGIYNVHNGFDPSKVEQAVTVLGNNGIHADAQHLLTLEGFCTLRRELDTQPTQFLDSRIRRFQSFAEVSTTPGPHFGLGLEAYATWTSPIRKYGDMVNHRLLKAIISGQPTEKPQDDVTVKLSERRRLNRMAERDVSDWLYARFLKEKAGTDVRFLAEIMDVTRGGLRVRLLDNGASAFIPASFIHAVRDELVCSQETGTVTVKGETVYRQSDTLEVTIAEVRLDTRNIIAKPAA from the coding sequence ATGTTTCAAGATAATCCGCTGCTTGCTCAGCTTAAACAGCAACTCCATTCCCAAACGCCACGGGTAGAAGGCGTCGTTAAAGCTACCGATAAGGGATTCGGCTTTCTTGAAGCCGACGCTCAAAAGAGTTACTTCATTCCGCCACCGCAAATGAAGAAAGTCATGCACGGTGACCGTATTGTCGCCACAGTGCATACGGAAAAAGAGCGAGAAAGCGTCGAACCGGAATCGTTAGTTGAGCCGTTCCTGACCCGTTTTGTCGGGCGTGTTCAGAAGAAAGACGATCGTCTGGCTATTATTCCTGATCATCCTTTACTGAAAGAATCCATCTCTTGCCACACCGCACACGCGTTGACGCATGACTTTCAAGAGGGTGACTGGGCTGTAGCGGAAATGCGCCGGCACCCGCTGAAAGGTGATCGCAACTTCCACGCTGAACTAACGCAGTACATTACTAACAGTGAGGATCCTCTGGTTCCATGGTGGGTGACATTGTCACGTCACGATCTGGAGCGTACTGCGCCCGAGGCCGATACTGCCGCACTGGATGATGGGGATTTGCAGCGAGAAGACTTAACCGCGCTGGATTTTGTCACTATCGACAGTGCCAGTACGGAAGATATGGACGATGCCTTGTTCGTACAGGATAACGATGATGGTTCACTGCAACTGACGGTAGCTATTGCCGACCCTACCGCCTATGTCCCTGCTGGCAGTGAACTGGATGCAATTGCGCGTCATCGCGCGTTTACCAATTATTTGCCCGGTTTCAATATCCCAATGCTCCCGCGCCATTTATCGGATGATATCTGTTCACTACGGCCGGGAGAACGTCGTCCGGTACTGGCATGCCGCATGACTATCGCCGCCGATGGAACGCTGGATGATATGCACTTCTTCGCAGCCTGGATTGAGTCCAAAGCCAAGCTGGCCTACGACAGTGTTTCTGATTGGCTGGAACAACAAGGTGACTGGCAACCTGCCAGCGAGACAATTGCCCATCAGCTCCGTCTGCTACAGCGCGTATGCCTGGCCCGCAGTCACTGGCGCACGACACATGCTCTGGTATTCAAAGATCACCCAGACTACCGCTTCTTGTTGGGAGACAAAGGTGAAGTGCTGGATATCGTGGTAGAACACCGTCGTATTGCCAACCGTATTGTGGAAGAAGCGATGATTGCCGCTAACGTTTGTGCGGCGCAGGTTCTACGTGACAAGCTTGGTTTTGGTATTTACAACGTACATAACGGCTTTGATCCGTCCAAGGTGGAACAAGCGGTCACCGTGCTGGGGAATAATGGTATTCATGCCGATGCGCAACATCTGCTGACATTGGAGGGTTTTTGTACGTTGCGCCGTGAACTGGATACTCAGCCAACACAATTCCTTGACAGTCGTATCCGTCGTTTTCAGTCATTTGCGGAAGTCAGCACTACGCCTGGGCCACATTTTGGCCTTGGTCTGGAAGCTTATGCCACCTGGACTTCGCCAATCCGTAAGTACGGAGATATGGTGAATCATCGCCTGCTGAAAGCAATTATTAGTGGTCAGCCGACAGAAAAACCACAGGATGACGTTACTGTGAAGTTGTCAGAACGCCGTCGTTTGAATCGTATGGCTGAACGTGATGTCAGTGACTGGCTGTATGCCCGTTTCTTAAAAGAAAAAGCAGGCACTGACGTGCGTTTTCTGGCAGAAATTATGGACGTAACTCGCGGTGGTCTGCGTGTTCGTTTATTGGATAACGGTGCCTCGGCATTTATTCCCGCATCATTTATTCATGCGGTACGTGATGAACTGGTATGCAGCCAGGAAACCGGTACCGTGACGGTGAAAGGTGAAACGGTATATCGCCAAAGTGATACACTGGAAGTGACCATTGCTGAAGTTCGTTTGGATACTCGTAACATTATCGCCAAACCGGCAGCTTAA
- the pyrF gene encoding orotidine-5'-phosphate decarboxylase has translation MNVETVGQKKASTTSPIIVALDYADQRAAYDFVDHIDPQDCRLKVGKEMFTLFGPQLVKDLQQRGFDVFLDLKFHDIPNTTARAVAAAAELGVWMVNVHASGGARMMVAAKEALHPFGSEAPRLIAVTVLTSMDTDDLRGLGIILSPAEQAERLAMLTQQCGLDGVVCSAHEAEHLKQVCGAGFTLVTPGIRPAGSQAGDQRRIMTPEQALQAGVDYMVIGRPITQSADPAQALKDILLSLQGR, from the coding sequence GTGAATGTCGAAACTGTAGGGCAGAAAAAAGCATCAACCACATCACCGATTATCGTTGCGCTCGATTACGCCGATCAGCGTGCTGCCTATGATTTTGTTGATCACATCGATCCGCAAGATTGCCGCCTGAAGGTAGGCAAAGAGATGTTTACACTGTTTGGTCCACAGTTGGTCAAGGATTTGCAGCAGCGTGGTTTTGATGTTTTTCTTGACCTGAAATTTCACGATATTCCTAATACCACAGCGCGAGCCGTGGCTGCAGCTGCCGAATTGGGCGTGTGGATGGTGAACGTTCACGCCAGCGGTGGTGCTCGCATGATGGTGGCGGCTAAAGAGGCGTTGCATCCATTTGGTAGTGAGGCACCTCGGTTAATTGCCGTGACGGTACTAACCAGTATGGACACAGATGATTTACGTGGCCTTGGTATTATATTGTCGCCGGCAGAGCAAGCTGAACGACTGGCCATGCTGACTCAACAGTGTGGATTAGATGGTGTAGTGTGTTCTGCGCATGAAGCTGAGCATTTGAAACAGGTATGTGGCGCCGGATTTACGCTGGTGACGCCGGGTATCCGTCCGGCTGGTAGTCAGGCGGGCGATCAGCGGCGGATTATGACACCGGAACAGGCGTTGCAGGCTGGTGTCGATTATATGGTTATTGGACGCCCCATTACTCAGTCAGCGGATCCGGCTCAGGCATTGAAAGATATCCTGTTGTCGCTGCAAGGGAGATAA
- a CDS encoding FdhF/YdeP family oxidoreductase, translating to MKFKSSIKPYHAAAGGWGSLEATTRFVLDSKQALKNIRHLMRVNKSKGFDCPGCAWGDDNSSTFSFCENGAKAVSWEATRKTVGPDFFVAHSVSALRRQSDYFLEYQGRLTHPMRYDRQHDHYVPISWDDAFAIISRHIHELAHPDQLELYTSGRASNEASFLYQLFGRMVGTNNFPDCSNMCHEASGTGLKQSIGVGKGTVRLQDFELADAIFVFGQNPGTNHPRMLHSLRHAADRGAHIVAFNTLRERGLERFANPQNPLELLTPLSGTISETYLQPNLGGDMAAVRGMAKALLETHRQRLTIGETGLFDQVFIDQHTDGIDAWLTMVDATSWPQIEQQSGLSETQIRYVAAIYQRSKRVICTWAMGITQHKHSVATVREIVNLQLLFGQLGKPGAGLCPVRGHSNVQGNRTMGIDEKPSTALLDSLSDHFHFTPPRGHGHNTVQAIEAMLRDEVKVLITLGGNLAAAAPDTERTADAISRCHLTVHISTKLNRSHLVTAQEDTLILPTLGRTDQDIQASGSQFITVEDSFSMVHASEGVGQPLSPEQRSEIAIVAGIAQATLGNDHVDWLALAADYSLIRDHIAATLPGFNDFNQRCAEPGGFWLGNAAAEYHFHTPTGKARFSSAPLPVSVVPKGDGSTPFTLQTLRSHDQYNTTIYGLDDRYRGVYGQREVLFMHPEDIAGLGLEEGDQVDIETLWHDGILRKVTGFRLVGYNIPPGNLAAYYPETNPLVPLSSYGDETFTPTSKSIPVRITPSAEQPESRIA from the coding sequence ATGAAATTTAAATCATCTATCAAGCCATACCACGCTGCTGCGGGTGGCTGGGGCTCTCTAGAAGCCACTACCCGTTTTGTACTGGATAGCAAGCAAGCGCTGAAAAATATCCGCCATTTGATGCGAGTCAATAAAAGCAAAGGATTTGACTGCCCTGGCTGCGCCTGGGGTGACGATAACAGCAGTACGTTTAGCTTTTGCGAAAATGGGGCCAAAGCCGTTAGTTGGGAAGCCACTCGCAAAACTGTTGGCCCAGATTTTTTTGTCGCCCACAGCGTCAGTGCTCTACGCCGCCAGAGTGACTATTTTCTCGAGTATCAGGGACGACTGACACATCCGATGCGTTATGACCGTCAGCATGATCACTATGTACCGATCAGTTGGGACGATGCGTTTGCCATTATTTCCCGCCACATCCATGAGCTGGCGCATCCAGATCAACTAGAATTGTATACGTCAGGTCGTGCCAGCAATGAAGCTTCGTTCCTCTATCAATTATTCGGCCGCATGGTGGGCACCAACAATTTTCCGGACTGTTCCAACATGTGCCATGAAGCCAGTGGCACCGGGCTAAAACAGAGTATTGGCGTAGGTAAAGGTACTGTCCGCTTGCAGGACTTTGAACTCGCCGATGCCATTTTTGTGTTCGGGCAAAACCCCGGCACCAACCATCCACGGATGTTGCACAGTCTGCGGCATGCCGCCGACCGCGGTGCCCATATTGTGGCGTTCAACACTTTGCGTGAACGCGGTCTGGAACGCTTCGCCAATCCACAAAATCCGCTGGAATTGCTAACACCGTTGTCTGGCACCATCAGCGAAACCTATCTGCAACCCAATCTTGGCGGCGACATGGCTGCGGTGCGTGGCATGGCGAAGGCGTTGCTGGAAACACATCGACAACGTCTGACCATCGGTGAAACAGGATTGTTTGATCAGGTATTTATCGACCAGCACACCGACGGGATCGACGCTTGGTTGACGATGGTGGATGCCACCAGCTGGCCACAAATCGAACAGCAATCAGGACTGAGTGAAACACAGATCCGCTATGTTGCCGCTATTTATCAGCGATCAAAACGGGTGATTTGTACCTGGGCAATGGGTATTACTCAGCATAAACATTCAGTGGCGACAGTTCGGGAAATCGTTAATCTGCAACTACTGTTTGGGCAATTGGGAAAACCGGGCGCGGGGCTATGTCCAGTGCGTGGTCATAGCAACGTACAAGGCAATCGCACAATGGGTATTGACGAGAAACCGTCCACTGCTTTGCTCGATAGTCTGTCCGATCATTTTCACTTCACCCCGCCGCGTGGTCACGGCCACAATACGGTACAAGCCATCGAGGCCATGCTACGTGATGAAGTCAAAGTGCTAATCACCCTGGGAGGCAATCTGGCCGCCGCAGCACCAGATACCGAACGTACAGCTGACGCCATCAGCCGCTGTCATCTCACTGTTCATATCAGTACCAAACTTAACCGCAGCCATCTGGTCACCGCGCAAGAAGATACATTAATTCTACCCACGCTCGGTCGTACCGATCAGGACATACAGGCCAGCGGATCACAATTCATCACGGTGGAAGACTCTTTCAGTATGGTGCACGCTTCCGAAGGCGTCGGCCAGCCACTGTCGCCGGAGCAACGTTCCGAAATCGCTATCGTCGCCGGTATTGCCCAAGCGACATTAGGCAACGATCACGTTGATTGGCTGGCGCTGGCGGCAGACTATAGTCTAATACGCGATCATATCGCTGCCACGTTACCAGGATTCAACGACTTCAATCAACGTTGTGCCGAGCCCGGGGGATTTTGGCTGGGCAATGCGGCAGCTGAATACCATTTTCACACGCCAACCGGTAAAGCCCGCTTCAGCAGTGCCCCGCTACCAGTCAGTGTGGTTCCCAAAGGCGATGGCTCCACACCGTTCACGTTGCAAACACTTCGTTCGCATGATCAATACAACACCACTATCTACGGACTGGATGATCGCTACCGCGGAGTATACGGCCAACGCGAAGTGCTATTTATGCACCCGGAAGATATTGCCGGATTGGGGCTGGAGGAGGGTGATCAGGTGGATATTGAAACCTTATGGCATGATGGTATCTTACGCAAAGTAACTGGATTCCGGCTAGTGGGTTATAATATTCCCCCCGGCAACCTGGCGGCTTACTATCCAGAAACCAATCCGCTGGTGCCGCTTTCCAGCTATGGTGACGAAACCTTTACGCCGACATCCAAGTCAATTCCAGTACGGATTACGCCCAGCGCGGAACAGCCTGAATCCCGGATTGCCTAA
- the lapB gene encoding lipopolysaccharide assembly protein LapB: protein MLELLFLLLPVAAAYGWYMGRRSAQQDKQDEANRLSRDYVTGVNFLLSNQQDKAVELFLDMLKDDTNTFEAHLTLGNLFRSRGEVDRAIRIHQALTESTALTFEQRLLAVQQLGRDYMTAGLYDRAEKIFKQLVDEEDFRLSALQQLLQIYQATSDWQTAIDTAEKLVKLGTDRLRVEIAHFYCELALQFMGNDDLNKAMALLKKAIASDNQCARASIMIGRIYMAQQQFSPAIAALQQVLEQDRDFVSETLPMLEECYQHLHQPQDWSAFLKRCVEENTGATAELMLADIIEREDGTEVAQIYINRQIQRHPTMRGFHRLMDFHLREAEDGRAKESLVVLRKMVGEQVQTKPRYSCNKCGFTSQSLYWHCPSCRTWASIKPIRGLDGE from the coding sequence ATGTTAGAACTGCTGTTTCTGTTGCTGCCAGTTGCCGCCGCGTATGGCTGGTATATGGGCCGCAGAAGCGCACAGCAGGATAAACAGGATGAAGCTAACCGTCTGTCGCGGGATTATGTGACAGGCGTCAACTTTCTGTTATCCAATCAGCAGGATAAAGCGGTTGAGCTATTCCTTGATATGCTTAAGGACGATACCAATACCTTTGAAGCTCACCTTACACTGGGAAATCTGTTTCGCTCACGTGGTGAGGTTGACCGCGCCATCCGCATCCACCAGGCACTGACGGAAAGTACCGCGTTGACGTTTGAACAACGTTTGCTGGCTGTACAGCAACTGGGGCGTGATTATATGACGGCAGGGCTGTATGACCGTGCCGAAAAAATATTCAAACAATTGGTGGATGAAGAAGATTTCCGCCTCAGTGCGTTACAGCAATTACTGCAGATTTATCAGGCGACCAGTGACTGGCAGACCGCTATTGATACGGCGGAAAAACTGGTCAAATTGGGCACCGACCGATTGCGAGTAGAGATCGCCCACTTTTACTGTGAACTGGCACTGCAATTCATGGGTAATGATGATTTGAACAAAGCTATGGCGTTGTTGAAGAAAGCCATAGCATCGGATAATCAGTGTGCTCGCGCTTCTATCATGATAGGGCGTATTTATATGGCCCAGCAGCAGTTTTCCCCAGCGATAGCGGCGTTGCAACAAGTGTTGGAGCAGGATAGGGATTTTGTCAGTGAAACGTTGCCGATGCTGGAGGAGTGCTATCAGCATTTACATCAACCTCAGGATTGGTCTGCGTTTTTGAAACGGTGCGTGGAGGAAAACACTGGCGCCACCGCAGAACTGATGCTGGCGGATATTATTGAACGAGAAGACGGTACCGAAGTCGCTCAGATCTATATCAACCGCCAGATTCAGCGACACCCTACCATGCGAGGATTTCACCGGCTGATGGACTTTCATTTGCGAGAGGCAGAGGACGGAAGAGCCAAAGAGAGCCTGGTTGTATTGCGTAAGATGGTCGGTGAGCAAGTCCAGACAAAACCCCGCTATAGTTGTAACAAATGTGGATTTACATCACAGTCACTATATTGGCATTGTCCTTCCTGTCGGACGTGGGCCAGTATCAAGCCCATTCGCGGCCTTGATGGTGAATAG